A section of the Stenotrophomonas sp. 364 genome encodes:
- a CDS encoding S46 family peptidase encodes MRSNLLAFSVVASLGLVQVAHAAEGMWVPQQLPEIAGPLKQAGLKLSAEQISNLTGDPMGAVVALGGCTASFVSPQGLVVTNHHCAYGAIQLNSTAEKNLIKDGFNAPTLKDELSAGPNARVFVLDQITDVTAQAKAAIAAAGKDPLARTRALDAFDKAQTAACEADAGFRCRLFSFSGGNTYRLFRNMEIKDVRLVYAPPGSVGKFGGDVDNWMWPRHTGDFSFYRAYVGKDGKPAAFAADNVPYQPKHFLKFADQPLGADDFVMVAGYPGRTNRYALAGEFNETAGWTYPTIAQHYAAVLKMIDEAGKADADIKVKYAATAASMNNVAKNYVGQLEGFKRIDAAGQKKAEEAAVLAWLKQQGAAGKPALAAHAQLIKHLDTSKATRERDLFVSQFNSTSAVGAALSLYRLSIERAKPDAEREAGFQERDLTTIEGGLKQMDRRYVAKMDQQLQTYWLDQYVALPADQRSNEVLNTWLAGSDAAAVKGLVARLGGTELGSLDKRLTWFKADRAAFEASTDPAIQYAVAAMPALLKQEEQKKIREGESLTARPLYLQAVADYKKSKGGFVYPDANLSLRITFGNVMGYGKDGVNYTPFTTLEGVAAKETGVDPFDSPKALLEAVKAKRYGGLEDKRIGSVPVNFLSNLDITGGNSGSPVLDAHGKLVGLAFDGNWESVSSNWVFDPVMTRMIAVDSRYMQWIMQEVAPAPQLLKELNLAK; translated from the coding sequence ATGCGCTCGAACCTGCTCGCTTTCTCCGTCGTCGCCAGCCTTGGGCTGGTCCAGGTCGCCCATGCCGCTGAAGGCATGTGGGTGCCGCAGCAGCTGCCGGAGATTGCCGGGCCGCTCAAGCAGGCCGGCCTGAAGCTGTCGGCCGAGCAGATCTCCAACCTCACCGGCGATCCGATGGGCGCGGTGGTGGCGTTGGGCGGCTGCACGGCAAGCTTCGTGTCCCCGCAGGGTCTGGTGGTGACCAACCACCATTGCGCGTACGGCGCGATCCAGTTGAACTCGACCGCCGAGAAGAACCTGATCAAGGACGGCTTCAACGCGCCGACCCTGAAGGATGAACTGAGCGCCGGCCCGAATGCGCGCGTGTTCGTGCTCGACCAGATCACCGACGTGACCGCGCAGGCCAAGGCCGCGATCGCCGCCGCCGGCAAGGACCCGCTGGCTCGCACCCGCGCGCTGGATGCCTTCGACAAGGCCCAGACCGCCGCCTGCGAAGCCGATGCCGGTTTCCGCTGCCGTCTCTTCAGCTTCTCCGGTGGCAACACCTACCGCCTGTTCCGCAACATGGAAATCAAGGACGTGCGCCTGGTCTATGCGCCCCCGGGCAGCGTGGGCAAGTTCGGCGGCGACGTCGACAACTGGATGTGGCCGCGCCACACCGGCGATTTCTCCTTCTACCGCGCCTACGTGGGCAAGGACGGCAAGCCGGCGGCTTTCGCGGCCGACAACGTGCCGTACCAGCCGAAGCACTTCCTGAAATTCGCCGACCAGCCGCTGGGGGCCGACGACTTCGTGATGGTGGCCGGCTACCCGGGCCGTACCAACCGCTATGCGCTGGCCGGTGAGTTCAACGAAACCGCAGGCTGGACCTACCCGACCATCGCCCAGCACTACGCTGCGGTGCTGAAGATGATCGACGAGGCCGGTAAGGCCGACGCCGACATCAAGGTGAAGTACGCCGCCACCGCAGCCAGCATGAACAACGTGGCCAAGAACTACGTCGGCCAGCTGGAAGGCTTCAAGCGCATCGACGCGGCCGGCCAGAAGAAGGCTGAAGAAGCGGCCGTGCTGGCCTGGCTGAAGCAGCAGGGCGCGGCAGGCAAGCCGGCACTGGCCGCGCACGCGCAGCTGATCAAGCACCTGGATACCAGCAAGGCCACGCGCGAGCGCGACCTGTTCGTCAGCCAGTTCAACAGCACCTCGGCGGTGGGCGCGGCGTTGTCGCTGTACCGCCTGTCGATCGAGCGCGCCAAGCCCGACGCCGAGCGCGAAGCGGGCTTCCAGGAGCGCGACCTGACCACCATCGAAGGCGGCCTGAAGCAGATGGATCGCCGTTACGTGGCGAAGATGGACCAGCAGCTGCAGACGTACTGGCTGGACCAGTACGTCGCCCTGCCGGCCGATCAGCGCAGCAATGAGGTGCTCAACACGTGGCTGGCCGGCAGTGATGCCGCTGCGGTGAAGGGGCTGGTGGCCAGGCTGGGCGGCACCGAACTGGGCAGCCTGGACAAGCGCCTGACCTGGTTTAAGGCCGACCGCGCCGCCTTCGAGGCCAGCACCGATCCGGCCATCCAGTACGCCGTGGCGGCGATGCCGGCGCTGCTCAAGCAGGAAGAGCAGAAGAAGATCCGCGAAGGCGAATCGCTGACCGCCCGCCCGCTGTACCTGCAGGCCGTGGCCGACTACAAGAAGAGCAAGGGCGGCTTCGTCTACCCCGATGCCAACCTGTCGCTGCGCATCACCTTCGGCAACGTCATGGGCTATGGCAAGGACGGTGTGAACTACACCCCGTTCACCACCCTGGAAGGCGTGGCCGCCAAGGAAACCGGCGTGGATCCGTTCGATTCGCCCAAGGCGCTGCTGGAGGCGGTCAAGGCCAAGCGCTACGGCGGCCTGGAAGACAAGCGGATCGGCTCGGTGCCGGTGAACTTCCTGTCCAACCTGGACATCACCGGCGGCAACTCCGGTTCGCCGGTGCTGGATGCACACGGCAAGCTGGTGGGCCTGGCGTTCGACGGCAACTGGGAGTCGGTCAGCTCCAACTGGGTATTCGACCCGGTGATGACCCGCATGATCGCGGTGGACAGCCGCTACATGCAGTGGATCATGCAGGAAGTGGCGCCCGCGCCGCAGCTGCTGAAAGAGCTGAACCTGGCCAAGTGA
- the kbl gene encoding glycine C-acetyltransferase has translation MSDATSAPLTQHYVEELEAIRAQGLFKSERIITSPQSAEITLDDGRTVLNFCANNYLGLADHPDLIQAAKDALDSHGFGMASVRFICGTQDLHKQLEQQIAAFFGKQDTILYAACFDANGGLFEPLLGENDAIISDALNHASIIDGVRLCKAKRFRYANCDMADLEAQLQAADAAGCKTKLITTDGVFSMDGFIAPLDEITALAKKYNALVHIDECHATGFLGATGRGSAEVKGVLEKIDIITGTLGKAMGGALGGFTCASSEVVELLRQRSRPYLFSNSLPPHVVAAGIKAFEMLAAADDLRSTLAENTAYFREKMTAAGFDVKPGVHPISPVMLYDAPLAQKFAERLLEEGIYAIGFFFPVVPKGQARIRTQISAAHTRAHLDRAIDAFTRIGVELGVIKG, from the coding sequence ATGAGCGACGCCACCTCCGCCCCGCTGACCCAGCACTACGTTGAAGAACTGGAGGCGATCCGCGCCCAGGGCCTGTTCAAGTCCGAACGCATCATCACCAGCCCGCAGTCGGCCGAGATCACCCTGGACGACGGCCGCACGGTGCTGAACTTCTGCGCCAACAACTACCTGGGCCTGGCCGACCACCCCGACCTGATCCAGGCGGCCAAGGACGCGCTGGACAGCCACGGCTTCGGCATGGCCTCGGTGCGCTTCATCTGCGGCACCCAGGACCTGCACAAGCAGCTGGAACAGCAGATCGCCGCCTTCTTCGGCAAGCAGGACACGATCCTGTACGCGGCCTGCTTCGATGCCAACGGCGGCCTGTTCGAGCCGCTGCTGGGCGAGAACGACGCCATCATCTCCGACGCGCTCAACCACGCCTCGATCATCGACGGCGTGCGCCTGTGCAAGGCCAAGCGCTTCCGCTACGCCAACTGCGACATGGCCGACCTGGAAGCCCAGCTGCAGGCCGCCGATGCTGCCGGCTGCAAGACCAAGCTGATCACCACCGATGGCGTGTTCTCGATGGACGGCTTCATTGCCCCGCTGGACGAGATCACCGCGCTGGCGAAGAAGTACAACGCGCTGGTGCACATCGACGAATGCCATGCCACCGGCTTCCTGGGCGCTACCGGCCGCGGCTCGGCCGAGGTCAAGGGCGTGCTGGAGAAGATCGACATCATCACCGGCACCCTGGGCAAGGCGATGGGCGGCGCGCTGGGTGGCTTCACCTGCGCCAGCAGCGAAGTGGTCGAACTGCTGCGCCAGCGTTCGCGCCCGTACCTGTTCTCCAACTCGCTGCCGCCGCACGTGGTGGCCGCCGGCATCAAGGCGTTCGAGATGCTGGCCGCCGCCGACGACCTGCGCAGCACGCTGGCCGAGAACACCGCCTACTTCCGCGAGAAGATGACCGCGGCCGGTTTCGACGTGAAGCCGGGCGTGCACCCGATCAGCCCGGTGATGCTGTACGACGCGCCGCTGGCGCAGAAGTTCGCCGAGCGCCTGCTGGAAGAAGGCATTTACGCGATCGGCTTCTTCTTCCCGGTGGTGCCCAAGGGCCAGGCACGCATCCGCACGCAGATCAGCGCCGCGCACACGCGTGCGCACCTGGACCGCGCGATCGATGCGTTCACCCGCATTGGTGTGGAGCTGGGCGTGATCAAGGGCTGA
- the tdh gene encoding L-threonine 3-dehydrogenase gives MKALVKREAAKGIWLEEVPVPTPGPNEVLIKLEKTAICGTDLHIYLWDEWSQRTIKPGLTIGHEFVGRIAEIGPGVTGYELGQRVSAEGHIVCGHCRNCRGGRPHLCPNTVGIGVNVNGAFAEYMVMPASNLWPIPDQIPSELAAFFDPYGNAAHCALEFNVIGEDVLITGAGPIGIIAAGICKHIGARNVVVTDVNDFRLKLAADMGATRVVNVSNTSLKDVMKDLHMEGFDVGLEMSGNPRAFNDMLDCMYHGGKIAMLGIMPKGAGCDWDKIIFKGLTVQGIYGRKMYETWYKMTQLVLSGFPLGKVLTHQLPIDDFQKGFDLMEQGKAGKVVLSWN, from the coding sequence ATGAAGGCCCTGGTCAAGCGTGAAGCCGCCAAGGGCATCTGGCTGGAAGAGGTTCCGGTCCCCACCCCGGGCCCGAACGAGGTCCTGATCAAGCTGGAAAAGACCGCCATCTGCGGTACCGACCTGCACATCTACCTGTGGGACGAATGGAGCCAGCGCACCATCAAGCCCGGCCTGACCATCGGCCACGAATTCGTCGGCCGCATCGCCGAGATCGGCCCCGGCGTCACCGGTTATGAGCTCGGCCAGCGCGTCTCGGCCGAAGGCCACATCGTCTGCGGCCACTGCCGCAACTGCCGGGGCGGCCGCCCGCACCTGTGCCCCAACACCGTCGGCATCGGCGTCAACGTCAACGGCGCCTTCGCCGAATACATGGTGATGCCGGCCAGCAACTTGTGGCCCATCCCCGACCAGATCCCGTCCGAGCTGGCCGCCTTCTTCGACCCGTACGGCAACGCCGCGCACTGCGCGCTGGAGTTCAACGTCATCGGCGAAGACGTGCTCATCACCGGCGCCGGCCCGATCGGCATCATCGCCGCCGGCATCTGCAAGCACATCGGCGCGCGCAACGTGGTGGTCACCGACGTCAACGACTTCCGCCTCAAGCTGGCCGCGGACATGGGCGCCACCCGCGTGGTCAACGTGTCCAACACCTCGCTGAAGGACGTCATGAAGGACCTGCACATGGAGGGCTTCGACGTTGGCCTGGAAATGAGCGGCAACCCGCGCGCCTTCAACGACATGCTCGACTGCATGTACCACGGCGGCAAAATCGCCATGCTCGGCATCATGCCCAAGGGCGCCGGCTGCGACTGGGACAAGATCATCTTCAAGGGCCTGACCGTGCAGGGCATCTACGGCCGCAAGATGTACGAGACCTGGTACAAGATGACCCAGCTGGTGCTGTCCGGTTTCCCGCTCGGCAAGGTGCTCACCCACCAGTTGCCGATCGACGACTTCCAGAAGGGCTTCGACCTGATGGAACAGGGCAAGGCCGGCAAGGTCGTGCTGAGCTGGAATTGA
- a CDS encoding histidine phosphatase family protein, which yields MRILLARHGETPWNAEGRYQGQIDIPLSPIGEAQAQALGERLKSVDITRAVASPLSRAQRTAQLALGAERASMLLTEPELQEIAHGEWEGLLASEIHEKDPSRLQAWRDEPDTVLMPGGESLRLVLERSWRGLARAAEGLGEHDTLLVVAHDAVNRVILCRILGLPLSRLWTFRQAPTTLNLLEGADLDQLELVRLNDCAHHTPFFGEAKHRAL from the coding sequence ATGCGCATCCTGCTTGCCCGCCACGGTGAAACGCCGTGGAATGCCGAAGGCCGTTACCAGGGCCAGATCGATATCCCGTTGTCGCCGATCGGCGAAGCCCAAGCCCAGGCCCTCGGGGAGCGCCTGAAGTCGGTGGACATCACCCGTGCGGTAGCATCGCCGCTGTCGCGTGCACAGCGCACCGCGCAACTTGCGCTGGGCGCCGAGCGTGCGTCGATGCTGCTGACCGAACCGGAGCTGCAGGAGATCGCGCACGGTGAGTGGGAAGGCCTGCTGGCCAGTGAAATCCATGAAAAAGACCCGTCGCGCCTGCAGGCCTGGCGCGACGAGCCCGACACCGTGCTGATGCCCGGTGGCGAATCGCTGCGCCTGGTGCTGGAGCGCAGCTGGCGCGGCCTGGCGCGTGCCGCCGAAGGCCTGGGCGAGCACGACACCCTGCTGGTGGTCGCCCACGACGCGGTGAACCGGGTCATCCTGTGCCGCATCCTCGGCCTGCCGCTGTCGCGCCTGTGGACCTTCCGCCAGGCCCCGACCACGCTGAACCTGCTCGAAGGTGCCGACCTGGACCAGCTCGAACTGGTGCGCCTGAACGACTGCGCGCACCACACCCCGTTCTTCGGCGAAGCCAAGCACCGCGCGCTGTAA
- a CDS encoding TorF family putative porin, which produces MNHATRCTAAAVLCAALLAPFAASAQDEAESPFSWNVTAVSDYVFRGVSQTDEDPTLQAGFTYTSPVGLYAGVWGSGVDFGPGDPSTEIDYLIGYGVDVTDGVNFDVLLNRYTYPGASELNYNELITTTTFAEQYKLTVAYTDDLSGSDTKSWYYAVGGEWGLPNDFTLSANVGRTSLETDFGKDYTDFNVGVSRQFGLFNLGLGYHGTDGAGRDNNGKLADNRVVFTVAVGK; this is translated from the coding sequence ATGAACCACGCCACGCGCTGTACCGCCGCCGCTGTGCTCTGCGCCGCCCTGCTTGCCCCGTTTGCCGCCAGTGCCCAGGACGAGGCCGAATCGCCGTTCAGCTGGAACGTCACCGCCGTGTCCGACTATGTGTTCCGTGGCGTGTCCCAGACCGATGAAGACCCAACCCTGCAGGCCGGCTTCACCTACACCTCGCCGGTGGGCCTGTACGCGGGTGTGTGGGGGTCGGGCGTGGACTTCGGGCCGGGCGACCCGAGCACGGAGATCGACTACTTGATCGGCTACGGGGTGGATGTCACCGACGGGGTCAATTTCGACGTGCTGCTCAATCGCTATACCTATCCGGGCGCCAGCGAGCTGAACTACAACGAGCTGATCACCACCACCACCTTCGCCGAGCAGTACAAGCTGACGGTGGCCTACACCGACGATCTGTCCGGGTCCGATACCAAGAGCTGGTATTACGCGGTGGGCGGCGAGTGGGGCCTGCCCAATGACTTCACCCTGAGCGCGAACGTGGGCCGTACCTCGCTGGAAACCGATTTCGGCAAGGACTACACCGACTTCAACGTCGGCGTGAGCCGCCAGTTCGGCCTGTTCAACCTGGGCCTGGGGTACCACGGTACCGATGGCGCCGGTCGCGACAACAACGGCAAGCTGGCCGACAACCGCGTGGTGTTCACCGTGGCCGTGGGCAAATGA